The genomic region TAGCTCCAGAATCAACGATCCATGTATTTGTTTTACAAGGCTTGACactgaaaaaaatagaaaaatcagtaCCTGATTGGGCAAAAGTGGAAGAAGGATTATTGGATGAGTTAGGAATTGaagaattcatccgaaattgtggTGATTGAAAATACTTGTGTAGATGCTCTAATTGTTCCTTAGTGAATGGAGACCCTTCCAGAGAACTTTGGCCTTTGCCACTCTTTTTCCTTCCATTTGTCGGTTTCTCGTGGAGCTTGCAACACGTTTCTCGAGTGTGCCAATATTTTTTGCAGTGATCGCACCAAGGTTTTTTATTATCTCTAGTGAAGGTTGTTTTAACCATGATGTTACTAGAGATTTTAACCTAGCTCAGATGCCATGAAAGTTTTCAAGAGAGCTTTTAATAAAACTGTTCTATATTATTAATTgaagaattgaacttaaatagagaaaagagtcctaatcctaattgggaaaatagttcccttattctaataaactactaaaatataaaagaaaacagTTTCCTTGtcctaataaactactaaaagataaaataaaaatattcctagaatatgaataaaacttatctacttaaataagatttatctacctaaataaatttaaaatatatacatatttcaaccaTTACAAGATATGATTATAACATCTTAAATATGATTATAACATCGTCCAAGTATCTGATTATATGACAGTTGATGTCTGGTGGGGAAATTATAGAGGCTGGTACTTATGATCAGCTGCTAGCTTCAAGCCAAAAATTCCAGGACCTTGTAAACGCTCACAATAACACGATTGGATCCGAAATGGACGTCTTGTATTCTTCTAATGGAAGAGCTATGGCATCCAAAGATGTGATCAAGAATGTACATGTTAAGGAAGAGCCTATAATGGCTACTAGAGAACAATTaattaaggaggaagaaagagaaaCAGGAGATACAGGTTTGAAGCCTTACTTGCAGTATATGAGACACAACAAGGGCTTTCTATATTTCACCTTAGCAATTCTTTTCCATGTGGCATTCATAATTGGGCAATTAGTACAAAGCTACTGGTTAGCAGCTGACCTTCAAAGTAGTGAAGTAAGCAGCAAGGAATTACTCACTGTTTTTACAGTGATTGGGTTTTCTTTAGCAATCTTTTTGCTCCTTAGATCCTTCTATGTAGTTCTTCTTGGTTGTGGAGCTTCAGAATCTATCTTTTCTACACTGTTGAAGTCTTTGTTTAGAGCTCCAATGTCCTTTTATGACTCAACACCTGTGGGAAGAGTACTAAGTCGAGTAAGTGTTCTCAAAATCTTCATTTTCATGGAAATTCTATTCTTCCTTGAACTTACTGTTTACAGTTTCCATTTTACTTTATAGGTGTCATCAGATTTAAGCATCATTGACCTTGATATGGCTTTCAAGTTATCAATCACAGTTGGAACAACCATGAATACCTACTTCAGCTTTTTTGTCTTGGCAGTGCTGGCTTGGCCAGCTGCATTTGTCATTATTCCCATGGTTTATCTGACCATACTTTTACAGGTCTTACATACATGCAAAAAAACCAAGTTTTTATCATAAATTGTTTTCTTTTAACGAGTTCTTAATTGTTCTAATTTCTTGAAAACAATTAGAGACACTACTATGCTTCTGCAAAGGAGTTGATGAGAATCACTGGAACAACAAAGTCTTCAGTTGCTAGCCACCTTGCTGAATCCATTGCTGGAGCCATGACAATCCGAGCTTTCGGAGGGGAAGATCGACTCTTTTTAAAGAATATGAATCTGATTGATGCCAATGCAAGTCCAGACTTTTATACTTTTGTTGCAAATGAGTGGTTAATCCAAAGGTTGGAAATATTGTGTGCCATTGTTCTTTCATCCACAGCCCTTTCCATGACTTTGATTTATCTTGGACCATCTGCATCTGGTTAGTTCAAGCAGAGTTTAGTTCTTCGAAAAATACTGAATATGTTCTCATCACTTTGGATTATGCTCTAACCATGTTTTGTGGATTTCAATGGCAGGGTTAATTGGAATGGCACTGTCATATGGCCTCTCATTAAATGTATTCCTAGTTGTTTCGGTGAAGAATCAATGCTTTCTATCAAGTTCAGTTGTTTCAGTAGAAAGGGTAGAGCAATACATGCATATTCCTAGTGAAGCTCCCGAAGTAATTGAAACTAACCGGCCTACACGCGGCTGGCCTTGTCTTGGAAAAGTCGAGATTTGTAATTTGAAGGTATAATCAAAAGGTTTTACTAACTATTTTCTCCATTTGTTGAGTCATGAGCTTTACAGGGAATGCATAATaaaacgtcaaactcatcaagcAGGTTCGTTATCGGCCTAATGCTCCGCTGGTCCTTCATGGCATCAGCTGCATATTTGAAGGAGGAAGTAAGATTGGGATTGTTGGTCGGACTGGCAGTGGAAAAACGACTTTTATCAGTGCTTTGTTCCGCCTAGTAGAGCCTGCAGATGGAGAAATCATCATTGATAACCTTGACATCTGTACAATTGGGCTTCATGATTTGAGATCACATTTGGGGATCATCCCTCAAGATCCAACTCTTTTTGGTGGATCTGTTAGATATAATATAGATCCTTTAGAACAGCATactgataatgaaatatggaaggTATGTGTTTTACCATATCATGCACCAATAACCAGCCTTGTATTTTTGCTGACTCGATGAATTTCTAATCATTGAATTTTAAGGTTCTCGAAAAGTGTCAACTCCGAGAGGCGGTTCAAGCAAAAGAAGGCGGCCTGAACTCCATCGGTAAGAAAATCAAAGATACAGAGTTGGTTTTTTCCGATTTGCTTCCATTAACAACATGAAAACAATAAGTGCAGTTGTACAAGATGGATTGAACTGGAGCATGGGGCAGCGACAATTATTCTGCCTGGGGCGAGCATTGCTAAAGAGAAGCAAGATCCTAGTCCTTGATGAAGCAACTGCATCGATTGACAACACAACGGACTCGATCATCCAAAAAACGATAAGAACGGAACTCAAAGACTGCACGGTGATAACTGTGGCTCACAGAATACCAACTGTGATGGACTGCAATATGGTGCTTGGCATTAGTGATGGTGAGAAGATATCTTGATATGCAAATAGTCCATCGACTTTTTATTGTTATTGTATATGATTTGTTTCAATTTACAGGGAAATTGGTGGAGTTTGATGAACCAACGAAGCTGATGAATAAGGAAGGGTCATTGTTTGGACAGTTAGTCCAAGAATACTGGTCACGTTCCTCCTAATATAATGGTACTTGAAGATTGGTAATAAAGTTCTCTTTCATAGAGCACAATTACTGTAGAACAAGCTATCAACTTTAGAAACGAGAAAACCAagtcactattctgatttaattttatgTAAACAGTAAAAAGATTTTTAGTTATCCTGCTATGCATAATCTCCAAggccaaagaagaaaaagaaacaagATATACATAAAAATGACAAATGTAATTACTGTGGGAACACACCATTCTCAAGGACAGGTTGAGTTCTAGTTACTGTTGCAGATGGCATTTTACTGCAATTCACCCATCTGCTATCAAGAATTTCACCTTCATCAGCTTGTCTTTCCATTGCTTGAACCCTTTTGGTCTTCAAAACCTTAAGTAATACCAAACCAAAGTAACCTGAAAAAACCAGCATACCAAATCCAAGCACAACACCTATCACCCATGGATACCATGGCCTTTTTTCCCTCTTTAGTGGAACAAGTACAGAAAAATGGCCTTGGTTTGAAGTGTAACACACATTGGAAAACATTATGGGACTGAAATCAACTGTCCCATTACTGTTGAAAGCTGTACATCTTGCTGAATCAGGGTATTTCAGGTTGGGAAAATGGATTGATATAGGCTTCCCCATTGTGTCAAGGTTGATACTTTTTAAGCTTTTAGCTCTAGCATTCGACGCATCGAAAACCATAAAACCGATGACGGGAGCAATCATTGAGTAACCTTGAACTCTGTAGTAGTATGAAGACCAGTTGCCGAGGGTCTCGTAGACTATCGCGACCCTTCGGACGTGAGGAACCAGAAAAGTCCGTGATGGGATACGAAAACAACTAAAATTAGCCCCTTTCTTCCACAACGTCCGGCTTCGGATTCGTGCAATGGAAACGCCCATGCCTGAAAGATTAACCGGAAGATTGGCTTTGTATAAAGCTCCAGTATGAGGACTGTGCCTAATAACCAATGCTCTGAAAGCAAAATCCTGAAGAAATGTATCCAAGGAACCATTGGAAAAGCTGTCTAAGCTATGAACATATGAAAAAAAACATAAGTACAAACTGAGAACCAAACATACGAGTGTGAAGCTCATGTTGGGTTGTTGTTATTTCCTGGTAAAAGAAACACATACAAGCAAGAAGATTATGAAGAAAGGGGTAGCTTTGAAATGCATTGTTGGATGATGATGCTTTTCCAAACAAATTGATTTAAGCATGCTTTTAAAAGGGTCCCAATTAGTTTATTGTATCAAAAGTTTGATGCATCTTTTATGTCatgattttttcatttttaatttcacTAAACCGTTCATTACTCCAGAGCATCGTGCAAGTTTAATTTTGACGTGTTGACTTATTTTAATTAAGGTGGGGGTCTAGTTTGCTACATGCAATTCAAGTCCCATTAATGATTAAAGTCAATTTGTGTTGAAAAAACAGAGAATCTTTGCTCTTAGGCACTTAGACCCCGTTCATTGCGGGAAAACAATATTACATCATTGGTTAATTTCTGTTGTTAGGCCCTGtactttttaaatattaaaattttagtcttaacccaaataataataattaaatcaattcggttaaattcaattactactCATATACTATGCATATTGTCATAGATTTAGTCCATATTCTCTAATTGGATTATTTTAAGTCCTTATATTttgtgaattttgaaatttcaatcttaACATAAATGCCAGTCGTTAATCTATTTGCTGAATTTTTAGTgagtaaaatgtgaaattaacaaGTTAACTTGATGTTACAGATATGATAATAATGTATGCTGcattatattttgaaaacaataaaacttaatgaaaatttaaaatttgaaagataTAGGACTAAAATGACTCAattaaagtataaggattaaatccaTAATTTTCATAAAGTACAAGGATTAATGGAAGAATTTAACCTTAGAGCATTGCTGTATCAACACTTTGATTGATTTATAAGAAAAATGATTAGAGTGTCATTTAATAAAGTCGTAAACCATGGCTACAAATTCAGAAGGCCAAACTAACAAAGATTTTAATTAgaactaaaaaaataataataataataataaactttaAATTCGGGTTTCTAAAAAGGCATAATTCTTCTTCTAATCCCTATACTCATCATACATTTGAAATCTAATccaattacttttatttcctTAAATGTAGCCCCTCCTCTGATTTAATCATTGAAGACCAATATTGAAAAATGTTGCAACCTTagattcaatatttttatttgattatttgacTTTTCACACGTGTAATATTAATCACAtgagtaatttttattttaaaaatgacaCATAATTTAATTTGATGGTGTTATTAATTTGATTTCAATTATTAAATCAAAAGAATAACAAGACTatgtttgataaattgaaaaCTTAAGTATTGAATTTTATAAGCActgaatttatattataaaattgtttGATATATTAGTAAAAATTAAGCACAAAATATAATCATTTTATTTGATTATAGTATATCTTGATTTTAAAAGatcattattttataattttaatcctattaatatgatattatattttgaatAATGTCAAACAAAAGTTgaagataaaattaaatagtttgatttttaataaaaaatttaaaaataagattttaaaaataaaatcaatttaatattttccACAAGTAATAAGCAACTATCTACTTACTTATCATATTCAAAAcattttttgttgaaaattttatattaaaaaaacttaatataattattaaatacaattaacaaatttaaatgttaaaaagttGAAGGCTTAAATTCTTAAAAGTAAATTTAAAAGATGAGAAGCATAATTAGACCTTTCTATACTAATGCAACCTCTTCTCTATTTGGTTTAAAGATGGGGATTTTAGATGATGATTGTTGGTAAATTAGTGTTGTTCCCTTTTTTCCTGGCATAACCAAGAAAATGTCGTCAAATGGTAAAAAAAGTTAATTTAAGTTACCACCTTTATTTATATATCTTACAACCGTTTGCACTTTTAACTGGAAATAATTGAGAATTTGGCCAAAATGCCTGCCAGCGAAAAAGATGGCACTTGTTAATAGAAAAGAAAACGGTggcaatttttatttatttataaatattaaatttatatatagaaTTTGATTTagtgtaattatatatatatatatatatataaaacttaaattgtgattcatatgtatatatgaaattttaattttgattactttttatatttaaagaaataaaacgtatatttattttcatattaaaataatattaattatttgtgtatgtaaTATTTCAACGGTAAATGATATTAATTtgataatattattagttattaaatcaaataaaattttatatataaaatcgtataaaattaaaatttatttataacaaTATACATTAAATTATAATTCATGTTTTACGAGTGGatgatatttatttttttatgggAATTCCATGAAAGCTTTGCTTCCATTTCAGGTCTAATTGAGTCATTTATGGGTTCACTGGGCGACATGACTCATGGGTTTACAATTTCCAACCTTAATCGTTTAGCATTTGGAAAGCCCTTCTGGCTCCCCTAATGGAGGCTGAAACTGGGCTGGTTTTACAAGCCCTTCTTGGTTTTCACCCCATTATTTCTCATTCAAAATTTTGCTAAATTTATGGTTACTAAGGTAAGCTTAGATCAAAAGTAGGGGTGAGTAAAACTCGATTTGactcgaaaaaataaaaaaaattaaattttgagttaaacgaatcaagttatttgagttaatcgagttattcgagtcaacacgaatttttttcgaatttcgagttcgaatcgagttgagttttcgaattcgaataactcgaataattcaaatatcaaactataatattttacatttttacttcAAACTTTCAAACTTTTTTACTTTTCcttcaaaacttttactccttcccactttctcccaaaacttttacttcccCTTCCATCCCAACCCCCCAATCTACCCAAAATTCATTTCTCACCAAAATTTTACTATCCCAtttattttttctcaaaattttactccccaaaACCCTCAAAGCTTTTAATTTTTCCTcaaaatttttactccctcccactttcccCCCTAAAATTTTTACTTCCTTCCCATCCCACCTCCCACCTCCCACCTcccatctacccaaacccatccccctcattttttttaatattttccctccaaaattttactccccttGTTTATTTACTTTCCTCAAACTTTTAATCCccaaaacttttatttttctctaaattttactttcaccttttactctcaaaaaaaaaattaaaattatccaaaaaatcactaaacataaataataataattttatttatatctactatttatattattaaattaaatttcatattttatattatttatattattgaattgtttaatcatattgaatatttatattaaaattgaattattaattatgtcattaaatattcatgttaaaattttatattggtatcaatttcacattttatctttaaaataactttcattaaaaaatcacatttttacatttaatatatttttaattccaaaatatatAATGGCAAGAATttgaagataattgaaacaactaagcaagcaaataaactaacccgtatataaaagtttaataaataaattatgaggtgatgaaagttaataaaaattttgattaaggtggacaaattttattacgaATGGTGACAGTGGTTAtaaggacccaaaattattttttaaaatttaactcgaacaaatatattcgattcgattcgactcgattcgagaagatttcaaatcaaattaggatgataaaatatgattcgtcaactcaattaactcgaaattttttcattcaattcgatttgattcgattgaacgctCAGCCCTAATCAAAGGTTAAGAGCAGAGGTAATCGAGTCGAACAGCATGAATAATGAAAAGTTCAAATTTAACTCAAAATCTTTGCTTTAATCTCATTTTGAACTTAATTCGAAATAATATTGAAGTATTAGAGTTGAAGctgattaaatttgtttatatgatttatatatttgaatttggGTATGAATTCATTTcaaatatacaaatttgaaatttaaataataaattttagattttaggGTTTCAAGTTTGTATAAAGTAATAATTTaacattataaataaaatttaaaatatgcgtaagtctctatactttttaaaattttagaattaagtccctatatttttatttttaggatttagtccctttactttttagaaatcaaaattcaaatccaactATAAACACTGTTATACGCCTCTGCTCAAAAGACATGTGTCAAACTTAAAAGGCATCATTGACTCTATATTTACCCTCTGAGTACAACCATCCAACCCACTTCAAACGAAGTCTACCACTCGTGTTCATAGAAGAACATTATCCTAATGTGAACACACTTCTAAGACAATAATGAGTCTATTAAGGCTTAATTAAC from Gossypium arboreum isolate Shixiya-1 chromosome 1, ASM2569848v2, whole genome shotgun sequence harbors:
- the LOC128293072 gene encoding uncharacterized protein LOC128293072 — its product is MSFTLVCLVLSLYLCFFSYVHSLDSFSNGSLDTFLQDFAFRALVIRHSPHTGALYKANLPVNLSGMGVSIARIRSRTLWKKGANFSCFRIPSRTFLVPHVRRVAIVYETLGNWSSYYYRVQGYSMIAPVIGFMVFDASNARAKSLKSINLDTMGKPISIHFPNLKYPDSARCTAFNSNGTVDFSPIMFSNVCYTSNQGHFSVLVPLKREKRPWYPWVIGVVLGFGMLVFSGYFGLVLLKVLKTKRVQAMERQADEGEILDSRWVNCSKMPSATVTRTQPVLENGVFPQ